One genomic region from Leptospira montravelensis encodes:
- a CDS encoding M48 family metallopeptidase, translated as MIRNLIFLLVISFLFHCSTSPTGRKQIILVKDAEMNEMGISAFSDMKSKTPIDTGLTANQYVNCIVSAELAVTTDTTGVNSWEVVVFRDNTPNAFALPGGKIGVYTGMFSVAKNKDQLAAVIGHEIGHVIARHGNERMSQNQLAGGSVKILESLGKPTVAGALGLGAKFGVLLPFSREHESEADIIGLELMAKSGFDPRQSVELWKNMSALGGSKTNELLSTHPSDATRMKNLNAAMPNALVLWEKAKAEGKRPNCQL; from the coding sequence ATGATTCGAAATTTAATTTTTCTTTTAGTAATTTCTTTTCTCTTTCACTGTAGCACATCCCCCACAGGAAGAAAACAAATCATCCTTGTAAAAGATGCAGAAATGAACGAAATGGGAATTTCAGCTTTTTCAGATATGAAATCAAAAACTCCAATTGATACGGGTCTTACAGCTAACCAATATGTCAATTGTATTGTTTCAGCAGAGTTGGCAGTTACTACAGATACAACAGGGGTAAATTCCTGGGAAGTTGTCGTATTTAGAGATAACACTCCCAACGCCTTTGCTTTGCCAGGTGGAAAAATTGGAGTTTACACGGGAATGTTTTCTGTAGCGAAAAACAAAGACCAACTAGCAGCCGTTATAGGACATGAAATTGGCCATGTAATAGCACGTCATGGTAACGAACGAATGTCTCAAAACCAATTAGCTGGCGGATCTGTAAAGATTTTAGAAAGCCTGGGAAAACCAACGGTTGCAGGAGCCTTGGGACTCGGTGCCAAATTTGGTGTTTTACTACCATTCTCCAGGGAACATGAATCAGAAGCTGATATCATCGGATTAGAACTTATGGCAAAATCAGGATTTGATCCTAGGCAAAGTGTTGAACTCTGGAAAAATATGAGTGCACTTGGTGGAAGTAAAACCAATGAATTACTGTCAACGCATCCTTCAGACGCCACTAGAATGAAAAATTTGAATGCAGCTATGCCAAATGCTTTGGTTTTATGGGAAAAGGCAAAGGCAGAAGGAAAACGTCCCAACTGCCAATTGTAA
- a CDS encoding MORN repeat-containing protein, with the protein MKLSFYNLVCGVFLLALLITCASQDTKDVSDPSSQDSKTNSRSANLEDPEKGGKKVGCIEGNCVNGVGKYVYDNGDIYTGSFKNDLREGQGSFLYSDGEKFNGTYIEDKKQGPGEYNFKNGDKYVGEFQNGQINGKGTYSFKDGKSVSGDFTSDGQEGIGVLTDDGKARNCKIAGRKLLCE; encoded by the coding sequence ATGAAATTATCATTTTATAATTTGGTTTGTGGAGTTTTTCTTTTGGCGCTGTTGATAACTTGTGCTTCGCAAGATACAAAAGATGTTTCTGATCCTTCAAGCCAAGATTCTAAAACAAATTCAAGATCTGCAAATTTGGAAGATCCAGAAAAAGGTGGGAAAAAAGTTGGATGTATCGAAGGTAACTGCGTAAATGGAGTTGGTAAATATGTTTATGACAATGGTGATATTTACACAGGATCTTTTAAAAATGACCTACGAGAAGGACAAGGAAGTTTCCTCTACTCTGACGGTGAAAAATTTAATGGTACTTACATAGAAGATAAAAAACAAGGTCCCGGTGAATATAATTTCAAAAATGGGGACAAGTATGTGGGAGAGTTTCAAAACGGACAAATCAACGGAAAAGGAACTTATAGTTTCAAAGATGGTAAATCCGTATCTGGTGATTTTACATCTGATGGTCAGGAAGGAATAGGAGTTCTCACCGATGACGGGAAAGCCAGAAATTGTAAAATCGCTGGCAGAAAACTTCTCTGCGAATAA
- a CDS encoding ATP-dependent helicase translates to MDEDLNKAQKSVILSPEGPILVVAGAGTGKTNTLVNKLASLVQNGFDPSSLLLLTFTRRAAKEMLNRATKKLDSRMMSVQGGTFHSFCHQFLRKYSLAVSLNSNFTILDEDDATSLVGMARDQVVSKQSKVRFPKKETLAEIFSMGFNLQISLEKVLQKEYPMFLGITKEIQEIKSKFVELKLKHNSLDFDDLLDFTRKILMEEESIRERVGTQYKYILVDEYQDTNRIQAHIACLLASKHQNIIVVGDDAQCIYGFRGANVNNMLDFPKIFPNTKTIHLTENYRSGQPILDLANAILNQSKENYKKNLISYRKNFHEKPKHIKLESADEEAEWIAEKILEMYENNIPLSEIAVLFRAGYISNLLEVKLGVKQIPFRKYGGKRFLDLAHVKDLIAYLRIIDNPKDILSWNRVLLLEKNIGKKYAHVLYKNLENHNFVWEEISQSSGFYLGIPDGAKSSFQNLVQLIQSQSYNFEKSKVIVENVLSYYFPILEQEYDDFDKRKQDLESLKILTNSSPNLSEYLANLTLDPTEKKDTSQIDSIEDEYLTLSTIHSAKGLEWKYVYVMQVVEGSLPNARVRTIQELEEERRLFYVAITRAKHGLFLTSPVFSDKNRLTTISRFLTDLPNLDNLVENLIPDTTAKHIEEPKASVENDRFQDIQRYFLN, encoded by the coding sequence GTGGATGAGGATTTAAACAAAGCTCAAAAGTCAGTGATTTTATCACCAGAAGGCCCGATCCTTGTGGTTGCTGGAGCGGGTACTGGGAAAACTAACACTCTTGTCAATAAATTGGCATCTCTCGTTCAGAACGGATTTGATCCTAGTTCGCTTCTACTTTTAACTTTCACGAGGCGGGCTGCCAAAGAGATGTTAAACCGCGCTACAAAAAAACTAGATTCTAGGATGATGTCTGTCCAAGGTGGGACCTTTCATTCCTTTTGCCACCAATTCCTACGGAAATATTCCCTAGCTGTTTCCCTCAATTCCAATTTCACCATTTTAGACGAAGATGATGCGACAAGCCTTGTGGGAATGGCGAGAGACCAAGTTGTATCCAAACAATCTAAAGTCCGGTTTCCAAAAAAAGAAACCCTCGCTGAAATATTCTCTATGGGATTTAACTTACAAATTTCATTGGAAAAAGTGCTTCAAAAAGAATATCCAATGTTTCTTGGGATTACAAAGGAAATTCAAGAAATAAAATCAAAATTTGTAGAACTAAAACTCAAACATAATTCATTAGATTTTGATGATTTATTAGATTTCACTAGAAAAATTTTAATGGAAGAGGAATCGATCCGTGAACGTGTCGGAACACAATATAAATATATATTAGTAGACGAATACCAAGATACAAATCGTATCCAAGCACATATTGCTTGTTTGTTGGCAAGTAAACACCAAAATATCATTGTTGTTGGAGATGATGCGCAATGTATTTATGGGTTTCGAGGCGCCAATGTTAATAATATGTTGGATTTTCCAAAAATATTTCCAAATACAAAAACGATCCATCTAACAGAAAATTACCGAAGTGGCCAACCCATTTTAGATTTGGCAAATGCCATTCTAAACCAAAGTAAGGAAAACTACAAAAAAAATTTGATTTCGTATCGGAAGAATTTTCATGAAAAACCAAAACATATTAAATTAGAATCTGCGGATGAAGAAGCTGAGTGGATTGCCGAAAAGATTTTAGAAATGTATGAAAATAACATTCCTCTGTCAGAAATTGCAGTATTATTTAGAGCAGGATATATTTCTAACCTTTTGGAAGTAAAGTTAGGTGTTAAACAAATTCCATTTCGTAAGTATGGAGGAAAACGTTTCTTAGATTTAGCTCACGTAAAGGATTTGATAGCCTACCTTCGTATCATTGATAATCCAAAAGATATTCTTTCCTGGAACCGAGTATTGCTTTTAGAAAAAAACATTGGGAAAAAATATGCGCACGTTCTCTATAAAAATTTAGAAAATCATAATTTTGTATGGGAGGAAATAAGTCAGTCTTCTGGCTTTTATTTAGGTATCCCAGACGGCGCCAAGTCTTCTTTTCAAAACTTGGTGCAACTTATACAATCTCAATCTTATAACTTCGAAAAAAGTAAGGTCATTGTTGAAAATGTGTTATCGTATTACTTCCCTATTTTAGAGCAAGAGTATGATGATTTTGATAAAAGAAAACAAGATTTAGAATCTTTAAAGATTTTGACAAATTCTAGTCCTAACCTTTCTGAATATCTTGCGAATTTAACACTTGATCCGACAGAAAAAAAAGACACCAGTCAGATAGATTCAATTGAAGATGAATATTTAACCTTATCGACAATCCATTCCGCCAAAGGCTTAGAGTGGAAATACGTTTACGTTATGCAAGTTGTAGAAGGTAGTTTGCCAAATGCGAGGGTGAGAACAATCCAAGAACTGGAAGAGGAACGGCGGTTATTTTATGTTGCCATCACTCGTGCCAAACATGGTTTATTTTTAACATCTCCTGTTTTCTCTGATAAGAACCGATTAACCACCATCAGCCGATTCTTGACCGATTTACCGAACCTAGATAATTTGGTGGAAAATCTTATTCCTGATACAACTGCGAAACATATAGAAGAACCAAAAGCTAGTGTAGAAAACGACAGATTTCAGGACATCCAAAGATACTTTTTGAATTGA
- a CDS encoding response regulator, translating to MTAIVGTDKETDVKRILVVEDERIIAINICSTLKQYGYNATYVSDANDAIEHIENEHFDLVLMDIMLNGPMDGIEIAAIIKKTKEIPVIYLTAYSDEATINRAKATEPFGYLIKPFNSRDLYISVEMAIYKSQVQKHIRNVESRLAENQKWETIALVASGISHEINNPLTSIINLADLISLEAKKLGNPSLGEKASKIAEESERIAKIIKNLVSYSQSTSSQWNYSNLGTILNDTRSFLHQYFLKEGIQCEIELGDVPLAYCQPQKIKQVLLNLMQDARVRVNTREDTIGRKITISLKQMEEDGSSHILVQIKDNGEEDLMKGISQMNSLEVTKSIVTEHKGKMYRDDESSSWFFTLPIIKPL from the coding sequence ATGACAGCAATTGTGGGTACAGATAAAGAAACAGATGTTAAAAGAATCCTCGTAGTTGAGGATGAAAGAATCATTGCTATCAATATTTGTTCCACATTGAAACAATATGGATACAATGCCACATATGTTTCCGATGCCAATGATGCCATTGAACATATTGAAAACGAACACTTTGATTTAGTTCTCATGGATATTATGCTCAATGGTCCAATGGATGGGATTGAAATTGCTGCCATCATTAAAAAAACCAAAGAAATTCCCGTAATTTATCTGACTGCCTATTCGGACGAGGCAACTATCAACCGTGCGAAGGCAACTGAACCATTCGGTTACTTAATCAAACCATTTAACAGCCGTGATTTGTATATTTCTGTCGAAATGGCAATTTATAAATCGCAAGTGCAAAAACACATTCGTAATGTGGAAAGTAGGCTTGCGGAAAATCAAAAATGGGAAACCATTGCACTTGTTGCTTCTGGAATTTCTCACGAAATTAACAATCCACTCACTTCCATTATCAATTTAGCTGATTTAATATCCTTAGAAGCTAAAAAATTGGGAAATCCTTCCTTGGGAGAAAAAGCTTCAAAAATTGCCGAAGAATCAGAAAGAATCGCAAAAATTATTAAAAACCTGGTTTCTTATTCGCAATCCACTTCCTCACAATGGAACTATTCCAACTTAGGAACTATTTTAAACGATACTCGTTCTTTCCTTCATCAATATTTTTTGAAGGAAGGAATCCAATGCGAAATCGAATTGGGTGATGTCCCACTCGCTTATTGCCAACCGCAAAAAATCAAACAAGTCCTCCTCAATCTCATGCAAGATGCGAGAGTCAGGGTCAATACAAGGGAAGATACGATAGGTAGAAAAATTACCATCAGTTTAAAACAAATGGAAGAAGATGGTTCGAGCCACATTCTTGTTCAAATTAAAGACAACGGAGAAGAGGATTTAATGAAGGGAATTTCTCAAATGAATTCTTTGGAAGTGACAAAAAGTATTGTTACCGAACATAAAGGAAAAATGTACAGGGACGATGAATCGTCTTCCTGGTTTTTTACTCTTCCGATCATAAAACCATTATAA
- a CDS encoding LPS-assembly protein LptD has product MEILAQDINSLKLIFPDQSGAPKNTQEEERKQTTAQVQRGLVRKSVDSMTDREVEDNLRNLGLNPSGTIYTKRERLREALVPEEEQALTPEALLGSQTKKGPPIQIQNAAEGQLLNIDKTKGGVLVLRGKVRLKIRSGELVADSVSIDASRQEIYAEGGVEYKDGTAKVNGDRMIYDLKINQGVVYNSKLSMFPSYFIGQKIKRLDEKRYLLEMGYFTACNAELPHESFQAKKIIIHDDKSVVAYRVSYKVGGTTMFWLPVLYNSESGNGVTTQVGKNNTQGWFWQNSYQWSDSYPNSIFLANGYKFRFDMYEKTGQAAQLEMWKVSPILNYNINLGYANYKNNTITPVYEDRFQNNGIGNVAVTNNVDRGEMFPNTGLPYRNTGVNYDPWWKTDLRLNAKFNDFSRDYTRNVQVQYENYSNRQFDYEFGNRYQPSNSLQSLYSYRDVRFGLIRNLLNWNLNYTENRGDLSVGIAMSRTLVYQIQANQYFAAQDTLPAVTIRNSSNIGLVPGTSSPIYWDLFFQTNINRIYGSPQQRTNPTTGVVDPRSQYNDFVLRSQTNVIGETGLRSPISMGAYISFTPSVYMGATKQTVEFPGSGNDLNSPDRDINKAYATLLKQQSYQYVRQSHTVRMGIPEIFLSTTYRRLDADKAEAKDPILGNLRQHEAEVSLESYALNDWDVSVRTIRDLRQFSSSYNPGLTNMQRWYYTVVRVGGFFDFVDGFTTRRPSLLERKRNFYSGIFINNDYVHHTPQNRSLSNNLTLSYKMGGFSWPIIRAFRSLEIGSTWYHVYKDTYLDSYRFFFKTDVKVTRYSGVELELDSRVTEPWRLTALAQGQFYAMNTSPELYTSQTGTNYDQTTIWEDLASGTGAKGQNERQKTVFNINRFMMTLKLDLHNWEYRLGYSMNLRALPGGLTMNNQLTFYDQSVYFSVNLTNFSFGDSASAQATRVRLYRFRKRPLDGTSTDLTD; this is encoded by the coding sequence ATGGAAATTCTGGCGCAGGACATCAATAGCCTAAAACTTATATTTCCAGACCAGTCTGGTGCCCCAAAAAACACCCAAGAAGAAGAAAGAAAACAAACTACAGCGCAAGTACAACGTGGTCTTGTCAGAAAATCTGTGGATTCCATGACAGACAGAGAAGTTGAGGACAACCTAAGAAATCTCGGACTCAATCCATCGGGAACAATCTATACTAAAAGAGAAAGATTGAGAGAAGCCCTCGTTCCTGAAGAAGAACAGGCGTTAACTCCAGAAGCACTCCTCGGTTCACAAACCAAAAAAGGTCCGCCCATCCAAATCCAAAACGCAGCAGAAGGACAACTTTTAAACATCGATAAAACAAAAGGTGGTGTTCTTGTGCTTCGCGGCAAGGTTCGATTAAAAATTCGTTCCGGAGAACTGGTTGCGGACTCTGTGTCCATCGATGCCAGCCGCCAAGAGATCTATGCAGAAGGTGGAGTGGAATACAAAGACGGAACGGCCAAAGTAAATGGCGACCGTATGATTTATGACTTAAAAATCAACCAAGGTGTTGTTTATAATTCTAAATTAAGTATGTTTCCCTCTTACTTCATTGGACAAAAAATCAAACGTTTGGATGAAAAACGTTATCTCTTGGAGATGGGATACTTTACTGCTTGTAATGCGGAACTTCCACACGAGTCTTTCCAAGCCAAAAAAATTATAATACACGATGATAAGTCCGTTGTTGCCTACCGAGTTTCATATAAGGTTGGGGGAACAACTATGTTTTGGCTTCCCGTTTTATACAATTCCGAATCAGGAAACGGAGTCACAACGCAAGTTGGAAAAAATAACACTCAAGGTTGGTTCTGGCAAAACTCATACCAATGGTCTGATTCCTATCCAAATAGTATTTTCCTAGCTAACGGATATAAGTTTCGTTTTGACATGTATGAAAAAACAGGACAAGCCGCACAGTTAGAAATGTGGAAAGTTTCACCTATTTTAAATTACAATATCAATCTCGGTTATGCAAATTATAAAAATAATACCATCACTCCAGTATATGAGGACAGATTTCAAAATAATGGTATAGGTAACGTTGCCGTCACAAATAACGTAGACCGCGGAGAAATGTTTCCGAACACTGGATTACCATATCGTAATACAGGCGTTAACTATGACCCTTGGTGGAAAACAGACTTGCGATTAAACGCTAAGTTTAACGACTTTTCACGCGATTACACAAGAAACGTTCAAGTACAATACGAAAACTACAGCAATCGTCAATTTGACTATGAATTTGGAAACAGGTATCAACCTTCCAACTCTCTCCAATCTTTATATTCCTATAGGGATGTTCGTTTTGGTCTTATCCGAAACTTATTAAATTGGAACTTAAATTACACGGAAAACCGTGGAGATTTGAGTGTTGGAATTGCAATGAGTAGAACTCTCGTTTATCAAATTCAAGCCAACCAATATTTTGCTGCGCAAGACACTCTGCCTGCTGTGACGATCAGAAATTCTAGTAATATAGGTTTGGTTCCTGGAACGAGTAGTCCAATTTATTGGGATTTGTTCTTTCAAACCAATATCAATAGAATTTATGGGTCTCCACAACAAAGAACGAACCCAACCACTGGTGTTGTAGATCCGAGAAGTCAATACAATGACTTTGTTTTACGTTCTCAGACAAACGTAATTGGTGAAACTGGACTTCGGTCTCCCATTTCAATGGGTGCTTATATTTCGTTCACACCTTCAGTTTATATGGGTGCTACCAAACAAACAGTGGAATTCCCTGGATCCGGAAATGATTTAAATAGCCCCGACCGCGATATTAACAAAGCATATGCGACACTCTTAAAACAACAGTCTTACCAATATGTTAGGCAGTCACATACGGTTCGCATGGGTATTCCTGAAATTTTCTTATCGACTACTTACCGTCGTTTGGATGCGGATAAAGCAGAAGCAAAGGACCCGATCCTTGGAAATTTACGTCAACATGAAGCAGAAGTATCATTAGAAAGTTATGCACTCAATGATTGGGATGTTTCTGTTAGAACCATAAGAGATTTACGTCAATTTTCAAGTTCCTATAATCCAGGTCTGACCAATATGCAACGTTGGTATTATACTGTAGTAAGAGTAGGTGGATTTTTTGATTTTGTAGATGGATTTACAACCCGAAGGCCCAGTCTTTTAGAAAGAAAAAGAAATTTTTATTCAGGTATATTTATCAATAATGATTATGTACACCACACTCCTCAAAACAGGTCTTTATCAAATAACCTTACACTTTCCTATAAAATGGGAGGATTTTCTTGGCCAATCATTCGTGCTTTTAGAAGTTTAGAAATTGGATCAACATGGTATCATGTTTATAAAGATACCTATTTAGATAGTTACAGATTTTTCTTTAAAACTGATGTAAAAGTTACAAGATATTCAGGAGTAGAACTAGAACTTGATTCTCGTGTAACAGAACCTTGGCGACTTACAGCTTTAGCTCAAGGTCAGTTTTATGCAATGAATACTAGTCCCGAATTGTATACATCGCAAACAGGAACCAATTACGACCAAACAACAATTTGGGAAGATTTAGCATCGGGCACAGGTGCTAAAGGCCAAAACGAAAGGCAAAAAACAGTATTTAATATAAATCGTTTTATGATGACCTTAAAACTAGACCTTCACAATTGGGAATACCGTTTGGGTTATAGTATGAATTTGCGGGCACTTCCCGGAGGTCTAACAATGAACAACCAGTTAACTTTTTACGACCAATCCGTATACTTTTCTGTTAACTTAACTAATTTCAGTTTTGGAGATTCCGCATCTGCTCAAGCAACAAGAGTCAGATTGTATAGGTTTAGGAAACGTCCACTTGATGGAACCTCAACAGACTTAACCGATTAA
- a CDS encoding undecaprenyl-phosphate glucose phosphotransferase produces MLKERSQSFKLLFLVTDFFIALTSFVCAYIFRYYFLPDSAFQIQTIDPINYIILGIVLGFSQVISFLSIDLYHPRRGLSFSDELFAIITGVILNLLVVLSLLFFFRGESFSRLVIGYFAICTVILTSFSHYILRSFMQYLRSRGFNLKSVLVIGTGKSAINFSETIQKHSIYGYTVKGFVAGKKNLSPKKLKTVTNTVNLESFVKDNNLDLIVYALSHEEGDSLKEVIDIADFYGIDLKVIPSYEEIVTAKGRVEVLDGIPIISIRNIPLRLGYNLVLKRIFDILFSLFFIILFSPFYLIIALLVKFTSRGPIFYKQERVGLDNKVFGMLKFRSMIVQTKEKSDTLWTVKDDPRVTVVGSVLRKLSLDETPQFFNVLLGDMSVVGPRPERPFYVEKFRNEHQQYMRRHAAKAGITGWAQVQGFRGDTSIEKRIEADIFYIENWSLLLDIKIILLTPLKAIIDRNAY; encoded by the coding sequence ATGTTAAAAGAAAGAAGCCAATCCTTCAAACTCCTATTCCTTGTAACAGACTTCTTTATAGCTCTAACAAGTTTTGTTTGTGCTTATATATTTCGTTATTATTTTTTACCAGACTCTGCATTTCAAATTCAGACAATTGATCCGATCAATTATATAATTCTTGGAATCGTACTTGGTTTTTCACAAGTAATATCATTTTTATCAATCGATTTATATCATCCAAGAAGAGGATTATCTTTTTCCGATGAATTGTTTGCGATTATCACTGGAGTAATTTTAAACCTCCTTGTGGTATTATCTCTTTTGTTTTTCTTTCGCGGTGAAAGTTTTTCAAGATTGGTCATCGGTTACTTTGCTATCTGCACAGTCATCCTTACTTCGTTTTCACATTATATTTTAAGATCCTTTATGCAATACTTACGAAGCAGAGGTTTCAATTTAAAATCTGTTTTAGTAATAGGTACAGGAAAATCGGCGATTAATTTTTCAGAAACAATTCAGAAACATTCTATTTATGGTTATACAGTAAAAGGTTTTGTAGCTGGGAAAAAAAACCTTTCTCCAAAAAAGCTTAAAACTGTCACAAACACAGTAAACCTAGAATCTTTTGTTAAAGATAATAATTTAGATTTAATTGTTTATGCATTATCACATGAAGAAGGGGATTCGCTAAAAGAAGTCATTGATATTGCTGACTTTTATGGTATCGACCTAAAAGTCATTCCTAGTTACGAAGAAATTGTCACAGCCAAAGGAAGAGTCGAAGTTTTAGATGGAATCCCTATCATCTCCATTAGGAATATTCCGTTAAGGCTCGGATATAACTTGGTTTTAAAAAGAATTTTTGATATTCTATTCTCCTTATTTTTTATTATTTTATTTAGCCCATTTTATCTAATCATTGCGTTACTTGTAAAGTTCACAAGCAGAGGCCCAATTTTTTACAAACAAGAAAGAGTGGGACTTGATAATAAAGTTTTTGGAATGCTCAAATTCAGATCCATGATTGTACAAACCAAAGAAAAATCGGATACACTTTGGACAGTTAAAGACGACCCTCGGGTCACAGTCGTTGGTTCTGTTTTACGAAAACTTTCTTTGGATGAAACTCCTCAGTTTTTTAATGTTTTATTAGGCGATATGTCAGTTGTAGGTCCAAGGCCAGAACGACCCTTTTATGTAGAAAAATTTAGAAATGAACACCAACAGTATATGAGACGTCATGCTGCAAAAGCAGGGATTACAGGTTGGGCTCAAGTACAAGGATTTCGCGGCGATACTTCAATAGAAAAACGTATCGAAGCAGATATCTTTTATATTGAGAACTGGTCATTACTTCTCGATATAAAAATAATATTATTAACACCACTAAAAGCAATCATTGATAGGAACGCATACTGA
- the gatC gene encoding Asp-tRNA(Asn)/Glu-tRNA(Gln) amidotransferase subunit GatC has translation MDEQELKNIANLAKLNIDDAEVSSMLNDFSRIVQYVDEIKNLDTSAVGDDEIYEQIFYELRKDFAENGLKRDDLAKIAPSYENGYIVVPKVIET, from the coding sequence ATGGATGAACAAGAATTAAAAAACATTGCCAACTTGGCAAAACTTAACATTGACGATGCGGAAGTTTCCTCAATGTTAAATGACTTTTCTCGGATTGTACAATATGTAGATGAAATCAAAAACCTAGATACTTCCGCTGTAGGTGATGATGAAATCTATGAACAAATTTTTTATGAATTACGAAAGGATTTTGCTGAAAATGGCTTAAAGAGAGATGATTTAGCAAAAATTGCCCCATCTTATGAAAATGGATACATTGTAGTTCCAAAGGTAATTGAAACATGA
- the gatA gene encoding Asp-tRNA(Asn)/Glu-tRNA(Gln) amidotransferase subunit GatA, which yields MKDLIYLTYSEIKTKLNDGSLKSKDLVSAYISRIEVTDSKVKAFLEFNKENILKQAEESDNRRKSGKLLSEFDGIPIGIKDNICITGEITSCSSKILENFRSPYDATVIQKLKAKGFVLFPRLNMDEFAMGSSTENSAFQTTRNPFDTNRIPGGSSGGSAAAVAASMLPVSLGSDTGGSIRQPAALCGIWGLKPTYGRVSRYGLIAYASSLDQIGPFSNDLQGIADLMEILSGLDHKDQTTAKVNSFEANTVSSIDWKGKRIGVMKSEEFSFSPEVNKRYAEILKDIETKGATLVPLDFSLLKFAIPVYYLIATAECSSNLSRFDGIRYGLRKEGAGKLEDLYSESRTQGFGAEVKRRILLGTFSLSSGYYDAYYGKAQKARVLIRKQYAEFFKSVDIIFQPTSPTTAFKVGEKTKDPIQMYQADILTTSVNLAGVPAISCPAGLDSNGLPIGLQITSHHFDESKLLSFAKSVSELEMCKLALPTEIT from the coding sequence ATGAAAGATTTAATTTATTTAACTTATTCCGAAATTAAAACAAAACTAAACGATGGCTCTTTAAAGTCAAAAGACTTGGTTTCTGCTTACATCAGTCGAATTGAAGTTACTGATTCAAAAGTAAAAGCCTTCCTCGAATTTAATAAAGAAAATATCTTAAAACAAGCTGAGGAAAGTGACAATAGAAGAAAATCGGGAAAGTTACTTTCTGAATTTGATGGAATTCCTATTGGAATCAAAGATAATATCTGTATTACAGGTGAGATCACATCTTGTTCTTCAAAAATCCTAGAAAACTTTCGCTCTCCCTATGATGCCACAGTCATTCAAAAACTAAAAGCAAAGGGTTTTGTTTTGTTTCCACGTCTCAATATGGATGAATTCGCGATGGGTTCTTCCACAGAAAATAGTGCCTTTCAAACTACAAGAAATCCATTTGATACCAATCGCATCCCGGGTGGATCTAGCGGAGGTTCGGCGGCGGCTGTGGCTGCTTCCATGTTACCAGTGTCTCTTGGTTCCGATACAGGTGGATCGATTAGACAGCCGGCTGCCCTTTGCGGAATTTGGGGGTTAAAACCTACCTATGGCAGAGTTTCTAGATACGGACTGATCGCTTATGCATCGAGCCTTGACCAAATTGGTCCTTTTTCGAATGATTTACAAGGAATCGCAGACCTTATGGAAATTCTCTCAGGTCTCGACCACAAAGATCAAACAACTGCTAAGGTAAACTCTTTCGAAGCCAACACTGTTTCCTCCATAGATTGGAAAGGCAAACGAATTGGTGTGATGAAGTCAGAAGAGTTTAGTTTCTCACCAGAAGTAAACAAACGTTATGCGGAGATATTAAAAGATATAGAAACAAAGGGGGCGACTCTCGTTCCTCTCGATTTTTCGCTTTTAAAATTTGCAATTCCTGTTTATTATTTAATCGCAACAGCAGAATGTTCCTCAAATTTAAGCCGATTTGATGGGATCCGTTATGGACTACGTAAGGAAGGGGCAGGTAAATTAGAAGATTTATACTCAGAATCTAGAACCCAAGGTTTTGGTGCTGAAGTCAAACGTCGTATTTTACTTGGTACTTTTTCACTGAGTTCTGGTTATTACGATGCATATTATGGCAAAGCTCAAAAAGCAAGGGTTCTTATTCGTAAACAATATGCGGAGTTTTTTAAATCTGTAGATATTATTTTTCAACCAACCTCGCCTACAACTGCATTTAAGGTTGGAGAAAAAACCAAAGATCCAATTCAAATGTATCAAGCAGATATTCTAACTACTTCTGTCAACTTAGCGGGAGTTCCAGCGATTAGTTGTCCTGCAGGCCTTGATTCCAATGGCCTTCCTATTGGATTACAAATTACATCACACCATTTTGATGAATCAAAACTATTGAGTTTCGCTAAATCAGTATCGGAACTAGAAATGTGTAAGTTGGCACTTCCTACAGAGATCACCTAA